The Deltaproteobacteria bacterium nucleotide sequence GATGCAGGAGTTGTTACGGGAGTTAGAAGAAAAGAAGAAGAAGTCCGCCTCACGCTTTGAAGAGGAGAAGGAAGCGCTCAGGAATCGGCGTGCTCTCCTCGAAAAGAAGTTTAAAGAGATCAAAAAGCATGTGGATACCTCCGATCCCGGGCGGCCTCCCCATCCCTTTGATTACGACTGAACTCCCTCCAAAACCATTAACCATGCCTGGAAAACAGGAAAAACCAAATCTCATCGGAAAGCCCCTGAAAGAACTGACGCGGAACCTGACCGGCATGGGAATGTCTTCTTTCCGCGGTCGGCAGGTCTTCCAGTGGATCTACAAATACCGCAGTACCTCGTTCGATGAAATGACCAATCTCTCCAGGACGGACCGAAGCCTTCTGGAAAAGAATGCCCGGATTACACGCCCCACGATCACGGAATGTCTCCGGTCTGCGGATGGGACAGAAAAATTTCTCTATCGTCTGGAGGATGGCCACACCGTCGAAGGGGTCCTGATCCCGGAAACAAAACGGCAGACACTCTGCGTTTCGGCCCAGGTTGGATGTGCCATGAACTGCCGTTTCTGTGCAACCGGCCGAAACGGCCTGGTCCGTAACCTGACGGCGGCGGAGATCATCGGGGAAGTTCTGTCGGCACAGGACCGGGTCCAGCCGCGGACGCTGACACACCTGGTCTTCATGGGAATGGGGGAACCGTTGGCCAACTACGATGCCGTGGTGACGGCGCTGAAAATTCTCCTCGACCCAGCTGGATGTAATTTCTCCAACCGAAAGATCACCCTCTCCACCAGCGGACTAGTCCCCGGGATTCGGCGCTTGGGAAGGGAAGGGCTCGGGATCAATCTCGCCATCTCACTGAACGCAACTACAGATACAACGAGGGACCACCTCATGCCGGTCAACCGTCAATACCCTCTGGAACCTCTTTTCGAAAGTCTCCGGGATTTTCCCCTTCCGAAGCGGAGAAGAATCACCTTTGAGTATGTGTTACTCCGGGGAATCAATGACAGTTCTGAAGATGCCCGTCGGATGATCCAACTCCTGGAAGGGATCCCCGCCAAAATCAATCTCATTCCCTATAATGCAGGGACGGAATCAAACTTTGCCCCTCCGGACCGGGAGTCGATGGAGGACTTCCGGGGAATTCTCCTGCGTGCGAATTATACGGTATTCATCCGGGAAAGCCGGGGAGGAGAGATCGCCGCCGCCTGCGGCCAGTTGCGAGAACGAATGTCCGGGCACCAGTTTTCAATCGATGGAGAGCCAAAGCAGAACCGGCCATAACAGGGCTCTCTTCTTCTCCGGCAAGAAAAAACGTCCCGGCGGATATACCCGTCGGGACGTTTCATGTTCTTCTCCCTGATTTTACTGAATGCCGACGATCGCCCTATTTCTTCTTTTTTAACTGCGCATCGATCACTCTCCTGAAGCCGGCAATGGACCGGTCTCGCAGTCGTACACCGTTGATAAAGATCGTCGGGGTCCCCGTCACACCGACGTCAGCGCCGTCCCGGATATTCTTTGCAATCATGGCTTGCAGCTGCGGGTCTTTCAGGCTCTTCCGGAAAGCATCCATATCGAGCCCCAGTTCACGAGCGATCTCAAGATACTTCTGGTCTGAAAGAAACCGTTGATTCTGAAACAATTTGTCATTGAACTCCCAGAACTTCCCCTGTTCCCCGGCAGCCAGGGCAGCAATAGCCGCAGGCCTGGCATTTCGGTGCATCCGGAGGGGGAAGGACTTTTTAACAAGTTTTACCTGTGTGGGATACTGCTCCAGCACCTGCCGGAGTGTCGGCTCAAGCCGCGCACAGTAGGGTCATTGATAATCATCGAAGACGGCAATCACCACCGGCGCATCGGCCGGTCCCTTGAAGGGCACTCCCTTGGCATCAATATCGTAGACAAGGTTGACATTAACGACCGACAAGGTTTTTGTCTTCCCGTTGGAGGCAAAGAGTTGATTGCCCCGGGGAGAAATAGTAATCCGGTTGATGTCGGGATCAACGGAAATGCGGCCCGACAACTTCTGATTTCTCGCATTATAGACCAGCACTTCCCCCCTCGTCAGGACGAAGAGAAGTTTCCCATCGACCGTCGCCGTCATATCGAGAACTCTCTTCCCGATATGCAGTGTCTTTACAAGAGACGACTCCACCGCCGCCTGGGTCGTGATAACGCCCGAAGGCAACAGCAAAAAAGAGACGATCCAGAAGATCCGGAGTAGCCTTTTGCACCCTTTCGTCATCATTGCACCTCCGTTTTTGTGAATTTTTACAGCCTCTTTACGCATTTTTTTGTAACTGCTCAGGTTGCTTCTATGTTTCCCGCAGAACAAGGCGTGAGGAGCGCAAAACCGGAGGCGTATTTTTCATACGTTGAGGATTTGAGCACCGCAACACCCCAAGATACCTTATTCATCAGAGCCGCTGAAAGCGGCAAAGATAAATCTAAAGCGGGGCACGCCGAAGGCGTAACCCGTCATGCGGGAAAAGAAAAAGAGGGGTGACCTGAGTAGTTACATTTTTTTACTCTATCCCGGTCACAATCCCTTCGTCAAGAAGAAATTCATTCTTCCGCGGCGGGTTCCACATGCCCGCCGAATTTGTAGCGCATGGCCGACAGAAGTTT carries:
- the rlmN gene encoding 23S rRNA (adenine(2503)-C(2))-methyltransferase RlmN, with translation MPGKQEKPNLIGKPLKELTRNLTGMGMSSFRGRQVFQWIYKYRSTSFDEMTNLSRTDRSLLEKNARITRPTITECLRSADGTEKFLYRLEDGHTVEGVLIPETKRQTLCVSAQVGCAMNCRFCATGRNGLVRNLTAAEIIGEVLSAQDRVQPRTLTHLVFMGMGEPLANYDAVVTALKILLDPAGCNFSNRKITLSTSGLVPGIRRLGREGLGINLAISLNATTDTTRDHLMPVNRQYPLEPLFESLRDFPLPKRRRITFEYVLLRGINDSSEDARRMIQLLEGIPAKINLIPYNAGTESNFAPPDRESMEDFRGILLRANYTVFIRESRGGEIAAACGQLRERMSGHQFSIDGEPKQNRP
- a CDS encoding thioredoxin domain-containing protein: MLEQYPTQVKLVKKSFPLRMHRNARPAAIAALAAGEQGKFWEFNDKLFQNQRFLSDQKYLEIARELGLDMDAFRKSLKDPQLQAMIAKNIRDGADVGVTGTPTIFINGVRLRDRSIAGFRRVIDAQLKKKK